In the genome of Falsirhodobacter halotolerans, the window CTTGGCGGGCCGCTCGGGGCGCGCTTCGAACTGACGGGGCTTGTCCTTGCGGTCCCCCCGGTCCGGTCGGTTGCCCTTGGGCTTGCCGCCGTCCTTGCGCGGGGCGCGGTCGCCGTCCTTCTTCGGCGGGCGATTGCCCTGCGGGCGTTCGGGCCGCGGGGCGGGATCGCGACGGCGGGGCGCCCATGTGAAGATATAGAACGCCTCCATCTCGGGGGCGGCCTCCTCCTCGGGGGCGGCACCGGCGGTCTCCTCCTCCGGGATCGGGTTTGCGGGGGCCTCGGGATCGGTCGCGACCGGCGGGGTCGTGCGGGTCTTGGCACGTTCGCCCTTTTCGGCCTTGTAGCCGAGACCGCCCATCAGGTCGGCGAACTGGTCCAGCGTCATGCCGGTGATCGACAGCATGTCCGGCGTCGCCTCGAACCCGGCGCGGCTGTCATGGTTGCGCAGAAGATCGGCCAGACGTTCCAGCATGTCGATGCGGATCGCCCGCGCCCCGGCGGGGTGATAGCCGGCCAGCATGTAATGCTCGCGCGGGACGCCCTCGACATTGGGGATCGTGACCAGACCGGGGGGCGGGCTTTCGGGAAACTCGTTCAGACCCTTGGACAGCGACCACAGCACCAGACGCAGGCGCGTCGGCGCGGGTTTCAGCATCAGGGGCAGGAACACCGTGAACTGCCCGAACCGCACGCCATGCTTGCGCAGGGCAGAGCGCGCCTCCTGGTCCAGCGCCTTCACCTCGGCGGCGATGCCGTCGCGGGGCAGGACGCCCAAACCTTCGACCAGGCGGAAGGCGAACCCGCGGGCAAGGCCCGTCAGCGTCTCGTCCCGGCCCATGTTCGTCAGCGGTTCGAACAGGGCCGCCACGCGGCGGTCGATGAAGTGCTGCAGGCGACGCTTGACCTTCTCGGTCACGTCATGGCCCGCTTCCTCGTCCACGAAGGCCTCCACCTGCGGCTTCAAGGGGTCGCTGCCCGCGACCAGCTTGCCCACCGCCTGATCGCCCCACATCAGGCCACCCTGTTCGGTGAAGTCCATCTCGGTATCCGGCGCGTTATAGAAACGATCCGCCCGCAGGTGGAACTCCGGCCGCAGCGCCTGATAGGCGGCCTGCGCCAGCGTCTTCGCCTCGTCCGGGGAGCTGGACGCATCCTGACGGAAACGGAACCCCTCAAGTCGGCCGACGAATTCGCCTTCGACCGTCACTTCGCCTTTGTCGTTCACCTCGGCCACGAGGGTCTCCTTCTGTTTCAACCGGCGCATCAGCACGGATGTGCGCCGATCGACAAATCGTTGGGTCAACTGCGCATGCAGCGCATCCGACAGCCGATCTTCTACCGCGCGAGTCTCCTCCCGCCAATGGGATTCGTTCTCCACCCAGCCCTTGCGCTGCGCGACATAGGTCCAGGTGCGAATATAAGCCAACCTGCGCGAGAGGGTGTCAATATCCCCCTGCACCCGATCGATGCGACCGATTACCCCGGCCAGCCAGTCCTGCGGCACACGCCCCCCCTGCAGAAAGCCGAAGATCTTCGACAGCAGGCTGGTATGTTCGCCGCCCGATTTGCCCCGGAAATCGGGCACGCAGCACACATCCCACAACAGGCGCACCGCCTGCGGGCTGCGGACGCGGTCGGCGATCTCCGGCATGGCGACCAGCGCCTTCAGCGCGTGCAGATCGTCCGCCTCGCGCGTGCGGGTCAGCCACGGGTTCTGGGTGGAGGCCTCAAGGCTGGCGATCAGCCGGTCCACGGTGCCGAACTCCAGCGCCTCGTTGCGCCATTGCAGCTTGCGGATGGGGGCGAAGCGGCTGTCCTCGATGGCGGCCACCACCTCCGGCTCCAGCGGTCCCGCCTCGCCCGTGACGCCGAAGGTGCCGGGTTCGGTGTGCCGCCCCGCGCGCCCCGCGATCTGCGCAAGTTCGTGCGGGAACAGGGGGCGCATCCGGCGGCCGTCGAACTTTTCCGTGGCCGAAAACGCCACATGCTTCACGTCGAGGTTGAGCCCCATGCCGATGGCGTCCGTCGCCACCAGATAATCCACGTCCCCGTTCTGATAAAGATCGACCTGCGCGTTGCGCGTGCGGGGCGACAGTGCGCCCATCACCACCGCGCACCCGCCCTTGGTGCGGCGGATCAGTTCGGCGATGGCATAGACGTTGTCCACCGAAAACCCGACGATGGCGCTGCGCGGCGGCATCCGGCTGATCTTCTTCGACCCGGTATAGGTCAGGGTGGAAAACCGGTCCCGCCGCAGAAACTCCACCCCCGGCACCAGACCGGCGATCGCCCCGCGCATCACCTCCGACCCCAGGAACAGCGTCTCGTGCAGGCCGCGGGCGCGCAGCAGGCGGTCGGTGAAGACATGGCCGCGTTCGGGATCGCCGCACACCTGAATTTCGTCGATGGCGACGAAATCGGCGCCGATGTCCATCGGCATCGCCTCCACCGTGCAGACCCAATACTGGGTCCGTTCGGGAACGATGCGCTCCTCCCCCGTCACCAGCGCCACGACCGAGGGGCCACGTTGCGCGACGATGCGGTCATAGACCTCGCGCGCCAGAAGGCGCAGCGGCAGGCCGATGACACCGGTGCGGTGGCCCAGCATCCGCTGGATGGCGTAATGGGTCTTGCCGGTGTTGGTCGGCCCAAGGACCGCCGTGACCCGCCCGTTCTGACGCATCTGTCTTAAATCTCCGGACCGTCGGTGGTGGCGCGCAGCCGGTCGATACCGGCCTGCGCCTCGGTCGCATTGGGGTGGATGGTCAGGATCAACTCATAGGCGTCGATGGCCTGTTCGGGGCGGTTCATGTCTTCCATCATCACGGCCAGTCCCAGAATGGCCCCGAAATGGCGGGGGTCGAGGATCAGCGCCCGCCGCAGGTCGGCCAGCGCGGGGCCGGTCTGGCCCAGTTGCGCCAGCGCAAGGGCCTTCATGCTCCACCCTTCGGCAAAGTCGGGCGCGTGATCGGTCAGCGCGGTCAGGTGCGGCAACGCCCCGCCCGGATCGCCCAGATCCAGCGCCGCGCGCCCGCGTTCCAACAGCAGATCCATCGCGGCCGAGCCGGAGCGGGACCATTCAGCCTCCACCTCGGCCTGAAGGCGCGGGGCGTCTTCGGGGGGGGCCGTGCGCAGCGCGTCGTAAAGATCGTCCAGCGGCGCGGCCCCCACGGGGGCGGCGGCCAGACATACCGCCAGCGAAAGGTGGAAAATCGGATTGCGCGCGTTCATATTCCCAAGGTAACGCCGAATGTGGAAATTACCAGACGGGGGAATGCGCGCATGGCACGGGTGATCGACAAGGCGGTGGACCGTCTGGGCGCACGGCTGGCCTCGTTCGACGGCACGGCGAAATTCGTGGTGCTGGGCGAAGGGACGATCCTGGCCGACGCCACCGGCGTGCGGGAGGGCGAGGGCCCGGCGGAGGTCACCCTGACCGCCAGCGCCGACGATTTCCGCGCGCTTCTGGAAGGGCGGCTGAAGCCCGCCACCGCCTTCATGACCGGACGGCTGAAGGTGGACGGCCCGATGCCCGCCGCCATGCGTCTGGGGCAGGCGCTGAGTTGATCGCGCTGCGCACCGAGGACGGGGTCAACATCCGCGCCCAAAGGTGGGAGGGCGGGCCGGACACCGTCCTCATCCTGCAGGGCCGCAGCGAATATATCGAAAAATACCACTCCGTCATCGACCATCTTCAGGCGCGCGGGTTTTCCGTGGTCACCTTCGACTGGCGGGGGCAAGGTGGGTCGGACCGGGCGCTGGCCGATCCGATGATCGGGCATGTGCAGGATTTCGACCAGTATCAGCGCGACCTGCGCGCCGCATTGACCCTGGTGACCGGGCGCGTGTTCGTCATCGCGCATTCCATGGGCGGGTGCATCGCGCTGCGCTGGCTGGTCAATGGCGCGCGCCCCGCCGCCGTGGCCTTCAGCGCACCGATGTGGGGGCTGCCGATGGCAGGCTTCGTCCGCCCCTTTGCGCCCTTGATGGCGGGCAGCGGGCGGTTGGTCGTGCGGGGGCATGTGCCGATCCCCGGCTTGGGGGCGCA includes:
- a CDS encoding alpha/beta fold hydrolase; this encodes MIALRTEDGVNIRAQRWEGGPDTVLILQGRSEYIEKYHSVIDHLQARGFSVVTFDWRGQGGSDRALADPMIGHVQDFDQYQRDLRAALTLVTGRVFVIAHSMGGCIALRWLVNGARPAAVAFSAPMWGLPMAGFVRPFAPLMAGSGRLVVRGHVPIPGLGAHPYVLDAPFAGNILTSDATVFERLREEARTMPDRMVGGPSLGWLSAALREMRALARMKSPAIPALAMVGSHERVVHVTSIRARMARWPGAGFTLLDGAEHEVMMEREPLRSAFLTAAEDLFRR
- a CDS encoding helicase-related protein → MRQNGRVTAVLGPTNTGKTHYAIQRMLGHRTGVIGLPLRLLAREVYDRIVAQRGPSVVALVTGEERIVPERTQYWVCTVEAMPMDIGADFVAIDEIQVCGDPERGHVFTDRLLRARGLHETLFLGSEVMRGAIAGLVPGVEFLRRDRFSTLTYTGSKKISRMPPRSAIVGFSVDNVYAIAELIRRTKGGCAVVMGALSPRTRNAQVDLYQNGDVDYLVATDAIGMGLNLDVKHVAFSATEKFDGRRMRPLFPHELAQIAGRAGRHTEPGTFGVTGEAGPLEPEVVAAIEDSRFAPIRKLQWRNEALEFGTVDRLIASLEASTQNPWLTRTREADDLHALKALVAMPEIADRVRSPQAVRLLWDVCCVPDFRGKSGGEHTSLLSKIFGFLQGGRVPQDWLAGVIGRIDRVQGDIDTLSRRLAYIRTWTYVAQRKGWVENESHWREETRAVEDRLSDALHAQLTQRFVDRRTSVLMRRLKQKETLVAEVNDKGEVTVEGEFVGRLEGFRFRQDASSSPDEAKTLAQAAYQALRPEFHLRADRFYNAPDTEMDFTEQGGLMWGDQAVGKLVAGSDPLKPQVEAFVDEEAGHDVTEKVKRRLQHFIDRRVAALFEPLTNMGRDETLTGLARGFAFRLVEGLGVLPRDGIAAEVKALDQEARSALRKHGVRFGQFTVFLPLMLKPAPTRLRLVLWSLSKGLNEFPESPPPGLVTIPNVEGVPREHYMLAGYHPAGARAIRIDMLERLADLLRNHDSRAGFEATPDMLSITGMTLDQFADLMGGLGYKAEKGERAKTRTTPPVATDPEAPANPIPEEETAGAAPEEEAAPEMEAFYIFTWAPRRRDPAPRPERPQGNRPPKKDGDRAPRKDGGKPKGNRPDRGDRKDKPRQFEARPERPAKIDPDNPFAVLAALKKG
- a CDS encoding tetratricopeptide repeat protein codes for the protein MNARNPIFHLSLAVCLAAAPVGAAPLDDLYDALRTAPPEDAPRLQAEVEAEWSRSGSAAMDLLLERGRAALDLGDPGGALPHLTALTDHAPDFAEGWSMKALALAQLGQTGPALADLRRALILDPRHFGAILGLAVMMEDMNRPEQAIDAYELILTIHPNATEAQAGIDRLRATTDGPEI
- a CDS encoding SCP2 sterol-binding domain-containing protein is translated as MARVIDKAVDRLGARLASFDGTAKFVVLGEGTILADATGVREGEGPAEVTLTASADDFRALLEGRLKPATAFMTGRLKVDGPMPAAMRLGQALS